The genomic interval ATAAATTGTTTTTAAAACATTTACAATTTTATCTCCTATTACTTCTAACTCTTTATCTGTCATTATATTTCATTTAACAATTAGTTTTCACCAATTGTATTTTTAATTTCCTAATTTAGTTTGTTGTGCAATGGCATACATTTTTATGTACTTAACCATAGAAACTAAACCATTTGCTCTTGTTGGTGATAAATGTTCTTTTAAACCGATTTCATCAATAAAATCTGTAGAAGCCCCTAAAATATCTACCGGTTTTTGGTTTGAATATACCCTCAATAACAATGCCACAATACCCTTGGTTAATATAGCATCACTATCCGCAGAAAATTTAATAATATCTCC from Polaribacter sejongensis carries:
- a CDS encoding SufE family protein; amino-acid sequence: MTIKEIQEEIIDEFSMFDDWMERYEYIIELGKSLPIIEDANKLDENLIKGCQSKVWLYSELEGDIIKFSADSDAILTKGIVALLLRVYSNQKPVDILGASTDFIDEIGLKEHLSPTRANGLVSMVKYIKMYAIAQQTKLGN